In Deinococcus sp. JMULE3, the genomic window CGCACATGCGGCACGCTGCGGGACTCGTCGAGCACCTCGAACGGAAAGCCGGTCACGTCCGGCAGCAGCCCCGCCCCCAACCCCGCGCGCAGCACCGACTCGGCGTCCTGCAGCGCGAGGCGCAACTGCACGCCCGGTGACAGCGTGCCCTCGTCGGGACGTCCCGACCCCGGATGCACCAGGTCCAGCAGCGCCTGCACGTCCGCCCGCGCGTCCGGCGGGGCGTAGCGCAGCGCCGCGTAGTGATGCCGGACCGACACCAGGGCGTCACCCATCATCCGCGTCGTGGTCGCCAGCGTCAGGTGCGCCCCGAACGCCGCGGCGTCCTCCAGCTGCCCGCCCAGCGCCTCGCGCGCCCGGCTCAGGGACGCCTCGAACGCGCCCTGCACGCGGTCCACGGTCGCCAGGCCCACCAGCAGCCGCCCACGCCAGGGCCGCGCCGCGCGCTGCGCGCGGACCAGCCCCATGCCTTCCTCGAACTGCCCGGCGGCCGCCGCGACGTCCCCGCTCAGCAGCGCCGCCCAGCCCAGGTCATGCAGGATCGCGGCCCGCTGCGGCACGCCCCGCCCCCCGCTGCCCAGCACCTCCAGCCACGCGGCCGGGGGGCGACGCCACGACCACGCCGCAGCGGGTTCCAGCGGCGTCCCGGCCGCCCACTGCCCAAGCGGTGGCGGCAGCGGCGTCACGCCGTCCCCGAACGGACCGGCTGCCGGGGGGCACCGCCGCGCTGTCCACGCCTCTGGCCTCGCACGGCCCGTAGCCTACCAAAAGGGCCGCAGTGCCCCCGGATCTATCCGTGGGGGTGGAGCGGGCCCCGCCGCACCGACTCATCAGAAGTCCTCGACCTCGTTCTGCACGTCGTTCTCCTCCAGGGCCACGTAGCGGCGCGTGGTGTCCACCGACGCGTGCCCGAGAAACAGCCCGACGCGCGTGAAGTCCTTCGTGGCGCGGTACAGGCGCGTCCCCGAGTGCTTCCGGGCCGCGTGGAAGCCGCGCCACGCGTGTCCGTGACCGGCGGCGGCGAACGCCTGACGCATGCGGTACTGCGCGTGATGGTACGACCAGTCGAACAGCCCGCCGTCCGCCGTGACCGGGGGGAGGCCGTGCAGGGCCGCGCGCACCCGGCGTCCCAGGGGCACGCGGCGGGTCCGGCCCCCCTTGCCGGCCACGGTCAGCTGCGCGCCGTGCAGGTCGGTCACGCGGACGTTCAGCGCCTCGGTGACGCGCAGCCCGGCGTGCGCGCACAGCAGCAGCAGCGCCCCCAGCCGGGCGTCGCAGTGCGCCAGGACCTCGTCGATCTCCCGCATGTACGGCGGGTTCTTCACGATGCCCGGCGTCGGGTCGGGCGGCACGTGCGCGTCCTCGAAGGGTTGCGCCTCGGTCGCGCCCGCCCAGCGCAGCGCGCGGTACAGCGCCCGCGCGCCCGCGACGTACTGCGCGACCGTCGCGGCCGACAGCGTCCCGCGTTTCCCGCGCCCGCGTGACGGGCGTGTCTGGAGGTGCGCGACGTACCGGCCCCCGTCCCGCCGACCGGGGCGCAGCAGTTGCACGCCGCTGCCCTGCGCCCACGGCACGAAGTCCCGCACGGCCAGCGCGTACGCCGCGAGGGTCTTGCCGCTGGTCCGCGCGCCCTTGAGGCTCCCGGCAGTCATGTACGCCAGCGTGACCTGCACCAGGGTGTCAGTGTCGTAGGTGCTGGCGGCCTCGACGGCGCGGACCCGCAGGGCCTGATCGGTCAGGTTGACCAGGGCGAGGGTGTCGCTGGTGCGGTCGAGGGTCAAGGGTGGGCCTCAATGATCACGGGTGACGATATGTTAGTACTAATCGGACTTAGTGTGAAGACGGGACGACGCGCCCGTGCCCGGCGACGCCTCCCCCCACCAGCACGCACGACGAATGACCCCCTCCTGTACCCCTCAGAAGTCATTGGAGGGGCCTTCCTGGCCCTCCTGTGAGCAAGCCGCATTTCCTGCGTGCTGGACAACGTTTTTTGACGAGGTGCGTAAGGCGGCGCCTGAAGCCACGAACCGCGCCGCACGAACCCAACCGGCCCGCCGCCCAGGTCAGGCGCCTCCAGGACAGCATTTCCGCCCGGATCGCCCTCCCTGGAGTGAGACACCACTGTCCCAGGATCGACGTCCCACGGCGCGCGGCGCTACTCTGACGCCCGTGTCATCCCCCCGCCGTTCCCCTTCAGCCGTCCCGTGGGAAACGTGGCAGTCGTCCGTCCTGGCTCTCGTGGAGTCAGCCCGCCCCGACGAGGCCGTCGGGACCATCGAACGCGCCCTGAACGAGGGGCAGGACCCCGCCGGGCTGCTGACCCTCCTGGAGCACGTGGAGCACCACGCCCCGGCCGCGCTGCCGCGAGGTCCTGGCGGAAGTCTCAGCGTTCACGGCCTGCGCCTCAAGATCCGCCTGACTGGGAATGCACGGACACCCGCCGACGTCGTGACCCTGATCAACGAGGCGCAGGCCGCCGGGCACCGGGACGGGTTCCTGTTCGCGCATCTGGCCTGGGCGCTGACGCAGCAGGAGGACTTCCCCGGT contains:
- a CDS encoding tyrosine-type recombinase/integrase, yielding MTLDRTSDTLALVNLTDQALRVRAVEAASTYDTDTLVQVTLAYMTAGSLKGARTSGKTLAAYALAVRDFVPWAQGSGVQLLRPGRRDGGRYVAHLQTRPSRGRGKRGTLSAATVAQYVAGARALYRALRWAGATEAQPFEDAHVPPDPTPGIVKNPPYMREIDEVLAHCDARLGALLLLCAHAGLRVTEALNVRVTDLHGAQLTVAGKGGRTRRVPLGRRVRAALHGLPPVTADGGLFDWSYHHAQYRMRQAFAAAGHGHAWRGFHAARKHSGTRLYRATKDFTRVGLFLGHASVDTTRRYVALEENDVQNEVEDF